The nucleotide sequence TTAGAATAATGAACTCACTTAAGCAAAGAACTTGACTGAAAGAGTTTTTTGCCCTAATTTCAATGGAACTTTTTGGTTACCTGCGTTGATATAAAAGATTAGTGTGCGAAACAGCCTTCATAAATTAACAGTTTTATGCCTATTAGTATATTTTTGGTTTCCTAATTTTAGGGAAAGATCAGCTGCCAGTCATTCAATCACTTGGCAACACGCACTCTCTGCAAAACGAACTGAAATTAATGGAGCGACAGCCTTTGCTATTTCTGGTTAGTTGATTGTGAAAACTATCAGATTATGTATGTTAATATGTGTTTTGTCATTAGTGTTTGTTTTTGAACTTTTGAAGCTTACACTGATCTTGGCCTGTGACCTCTTTGTCCTCTATGTATATGTACTGTTAATGGAATCCATATTTCTATTACATTTTGTTGTTGGTAAATGTAACCGGTATTTCATGTAGTTTTGCTTTGGGATCATGAAACATAGGGTGTTTTTGACTCTGTTTTCTTTGATGGGCAAAATAACTAGTAGAACTATATAACCAAGGATCTTTCGTCGGAAAATGAAAGAATCAAACAAGAATACAACCAAAACAAAGCGGCTAGGCTCGTAACTAGAAAACAAAACTCTAACAACAACGAGCACACGCTATCTACAAACGAGCCTAAACCAACCTAAAATGACTACGAGCATACAAGAAACAACGCCCAAAACAAAAGCCAAACAAAGACACTAAACAAACACTAACCACACAAAAACAACAAGACGAAAACAAAACTAAACGGCTTTTGAATAAACTTTCCGACCCTTAGGTTCCGATTTAACCAATATTCCGTTAACCGTTTCGCGATGTAGCTCCTTTTCGACCGAGACTTATATGAATATGTAAACACGTTGGAAAACCCACTTCCGACAAGTGTAGCCGTCGAAGGAGGCAACAAACTGCGTTTCACTAAACTGTCAAAAAAACCACCCTCGTTTTCTTCCATCTCAACCTTTTCGTCTTTATCCCTTAAAGAAAAATCCCCGTTCCCCTTTGCAAGATCCATTCTTAATTGTTCGGTAACTGACGACTCTCTGTTGTTTcttaaataatataatgatatattGATTAAACTTGAGATGCTTAATTACTACATTTTATGTTATGCTATGTCATGTGCTGGTGTTCATTTGATAGTAATGTTAAATGTTAATTAGGTGTTGATATTTTGTTACAGGAACTCCAGCTGACTGTACTTCGTTGGGTATCTCCAAAGCACTATTTCCTTCTGTGCCTGAtttggtattttttttattttcatctCTTGATGTGAAATTTATATACCGAACATTCCTCATTGTTTGATCCGTACATGAGATATTGTTTACGAGATGCCATTGTCTTGATATACCTCCTGTTAGGGCAACGTGTTTTACTTGTAAATCTGAGCACAATTTGTTATATACAATGTTTCTGACTTTTTTTGGTTAATGTGAGCAGGTATTAAGTGGCATAAATATGGGCAGCAACTGTGGTTATCACATGTTAGTACctatattcttagttatatgattaaTTAATTTGTTGTATCTCGTTTATTTGTGCCATTAAAGTGTTGCCAAATGTGATTGTTTATCTTGTGGACAAACAAAAGTAGCAACTCTAATTTGTTTATGTATAGTATGTACATGGCTTAATGTGATTAGTTATTTACTGTTACTAGTAATTCTTGAAATGCAGTGTTTACTCAGGGACAGTGGCCGGTGCTCGAGAGGCCTATTTCAATGGTATACCATCTGTCTCGATATCATATGATTGGTATGTAAAACTAGCTTAACTTTTATCTTTATATAATTAGTTCATACATAATGTAATTTGTGGTGGTGAACTATAAAACCAATGTTGATATTTTGTATTTCAATTGGGGTATTGACAGGGTCGGGGGTGTGAGCAGTATCAACGACTTCACACTCGCTGCTGAGGCTTGCTTACCGATAATAAGTGCCATTCTGATTgagataaaaaataaaaattatcctCACAAATGTTTTCTCAATATTGATTTGCCCACAAATATTCTTAATCATAAAGTAAGTTGGCATACATAGTtacatatatttaaaattttagagTATCTGTCCTTTTTCTTatgttattttttatttaattaggGTTATAAGATGACTAAGCAAGGAAATAGTATCATTAAAATGGGTTGGAAGCAAGTTTCATCTGATGCCGAAGGTGGACATATGGTGTCAACTATGACAAATGAACCGAATTCCGTTTCATTAGAAACAGATGCTAAACAAGTTTCAGAAGAAGAGCTTTTATTTTCAAGAGTGGTTTGTGGACTTTACTTGTAgatttttaatttaaattaaaatgttataatCATCAATCTCCGATTAAAAAGGTGAGGATCATAATTGTAAAGCTATACTACCTTTCAGGTCAGGGGAGGCCACGTAGAAAATGGTGAAACGGACTACTTCTACCTTAAAGACGGATATGTATGTCCCAATATATTTAATTTTTCAGAATTGATTTTATTAAgagtacttttttttttatttaatttcccAACTGTGTTTGTTTAATTAATTTCAGATAACTGTATCTGCTCTTGGAGCCTTAAGTCATGCGGATATTGACTGTCAGACGTTTTTTAAGGAATGGTTACCTGTAGTGGCTGAGCGTGCTTCTTCTTCATCTTTGTGATCACTATTCAGTAAGTTTAATCTGGGATATATATGTATTTCACAGTAATTAGCAATGGTTATATTCAAACATTTTGCGTCAAACTTCAAAAACTGTCCTTTTCTGGTAAACTGTAAGGTTTGAATATGTATGTGATAGTGTTAAGTTTTTGCAGGATGCACGTGATGTCTAGTTATGTACGCTGCTGATCACCTATGGTCGATTATAGTAAATCTACTGGGAAATTTGAATTAATAATAATGTACTCATTTTACGCTGTAATCCAAAACCTTGCAAAACCGGAGCTGGCAATATTGTGGTGGTCTTATTCGCCCATTCTTATTCTATGGGAAAATAATGTAAATAGAGATATCTGACTTTAACCCCAGTTTGATCGATTATGCTTTCTACTGTGGTTCGAACTTGCTATTATATCGATTTAAATGAATATGGTATTCATTTCATGTTTTGTTTATACACATATTGCAAAAGGATTATTTTTTTGGGCGGGTTTGTCTGGTTGCATGTCATTTTAAAATGGGTTAACCCACAAAAGTTTTtggccaattttttttttttttttttttccgaagaATTAATGTGTTAAATATTAATGTAATATTCTAGTAATTTTCATCTTGTTTGTTAAACACATTTCATGTCATACAATGACTAATTTATGGATTGGTCTTACGAGCACATGGAGTGAGTGAGGCTCTGTTCTGGAGCTCGTCGGCTTCAGCGACACCGTCTCCCACCCCTTGCCCCACCTCACGTTCTGGCAGTGTCATAGAGGTCTCGTTGCCGTGCGACTGCCATCTCCcttcctttttttttttgtttttttattcccCCTTTTCCTTTTATTTTTCTTCGTTCCTTTTCATTTTGAGTTTGATCTTGTGTACAAAGATTAAACCTGCTTCACTCAAACTTTCTAAATATATCACAAATTTAATTTATTAAACTTGTAAATTTCCAATTTTACATGTGTATTAATTACATTCTATAATATTCATGGAAACTTTAAATTCACGAAACAGCTTTTTCCAAAAGAAGAAAAGAGACATAAAGTGAGGGAATACATTTTAGGGTATTTTTTAAGTGAATGTGGCTGGGCTTTGAGATTTCTTTAAGTTTGGGTCAATTTTTTTAGATATAGACCGATTTTTGTTAAGTTTTGACCAATTAATTTAACTTCTTAATAAATTttgatttatattaataaaattattaattaattattttaaattattttttaattattaatgaagttattttaattataattatatatattatatattgcataatttaatttatttattatttatagaaGTATTTATAGATTATTAGAAAATGAAAAACATAAAAGCTAACTAATATCTAACTGACATATCTCTCACGTTGAATATGTCACTAGTAACACACAAGTGAtcttcgtagtcaacttaattctcaCAAATTAAAGGCCAATTATTCTTGAATATGCGAGATGGTCAAACTCGGCTTCTCGATTTATGTTGCGACAGAGGGAGGTACTGGTAATAGAGTCAAAATCACTATTAGAGCTAGTCGGGGTAAAAGGAAGAATCCCCATCTAGTCTTGCGATCAAGGCTTCTTTCCTTTACTGAATCTCAAATAGCCTACTCCATGTGTCCATGTCACATAACCTTTCTCTAGTCAAGAATCCCATTATTGATCGAATCGAGGCGGATGCAGATTGAAATAAACTTGCTAACAGACAAAATGAGGATGTTTGACACAACCAAACTACTAGCCCGTCGTCTGGACAGTGTTAGAGAGGAAGAAAAATGGAGAGAGAAAGAGAAGACATATTCTATCCCCTATGACTTCTCCTTTGAGGCAGTTCTCTTTCTTTCTCGACTTGCAACTTACTTTTCCCTTCGTAGCAGTGTACCAAGATGTCAATCTTAGATGATACACCTACCTACTAATAATCCCTTCGCAATCGAAGGTGAAAGCAGGCTACCACTCTTTCAGTTGGCGTCAAACCATCTTCTGCTCATCAGGGCCAAGCAATTGGATCAAACTCGGATACATATTGAAAAATTTGTGCGCTTAAAGAAGCTCCACCCGAGAATGTAGTGGAAAGCAGCTTTGATATGATACTTTTAGTCAATAAGAGCCCCCCGAAATCATCAAAAATCATGATAAAAATATCATATGTAATATATTCATAATCTAATCTACTTCtccgaaattctcgagatcaccctaaaacgaccctaaaatcaagactcctggatagtgtattGACGTTCGAGGTCGTCAGGTTGccgaaaaaaatacattttactcattttaaggttctctatgaacgttttcaatttatatcgtattattagttttgtgtatgcatgacttagcttggtatatatagttttaaggtctattatttcactcgctatgtaatgtataacgcatataattttgaatctaatgtcacttcattaaacacgtttttttaaatcattaatatgcgccgccatatggagtaccatttggcggcgcataaccttcagtttcagattgtgcagaaattctcaagatcaccctaaaacggccgaacgtgcaagactctctgaacgtgcttgccatacgAGGTCAtccagattccgaaaaagacaactttcctcacaaattcgcaccacacaccaaacaccaccgacggttcgaggtgcttggtgttttgtgtctttgaccaaaatgttatatctatcgtatcttttgactcatagctccgatttattcaccgttttttttaaatcgtgtattttttcgagatctatccgttggcaaactgccgtaggcggtttgtcccaaatattttttgaaacgagacctcgaaagccttcaattttgcctttttcgattttaaccgtttttaatttctttcatattaatccttttgtgtatgcatgacttagtgtggtacatattgttttaaggcctattattttacgtACAATCTAATTATGTAtagcacatataattttgaatctaatgtcacttcattaaaaacgctttttaaatcactaatatgcgccgccaaattgagtaacatttggcggcggataacctttggtttcagattgtgctgaaattctcgagatcaccctaaaacgaccctaacatcaagactcccggatagtgtcttgacattcgaggtcgtcaggatgccgaaaaaagatattttactcatttttaatattctctttgaagttttcaatttatatcgtattattagttttgtgtatgcatgacttagcatggtatatatagttttaagacctattatttcactagcaatgtaattatgtataacacatagaattttgaatctaatgtcacttcattaaacacgctttttaaatcattaatatgcgccgccagatggagtaccatttggaggctcataaccttcagtttcagattgtaatgaaattctcaagatcaccctataaCACCCGAACGAGCAAgattctctgaacgtgcttgccattcgaggtcgtttaGATTCCGAAAAGACATCTttactcgcaaattcgcaccacgcaccaaacaccaccgaaagttcgaggtgcttggtgttttgtgtctttggccaaaatgttagatctatcgtatcttttgactcgtaactctgatttagtcaccgttttttttaaatcgtgtatattttttcgagatctatccgttggcaaactgtcgtaggcggtttgtcccaaatatttttcgaaacgagaccttgaaagcctacaattttgccttttttcgattttgaccgttttaaatttctttcatattaatccttttgtgtatgcatgacttagcatggtagatattattttaatgcctattattttacttacaatataattattatgtatagcatatataattttgaatctaatgtcacttcattaaatacgtttttaaatcactaatatacGCCGCCAAattgagtaacatttggcggcgcataacctttggtttcagaatgtgctgaaattctcgagatcaccctaaacgaccctaacatcaagactcctggatagtgtcttgacattcgaggtcgttaggatatcaaaaaagacattttactcatatttaatgttcttcttggatgttttcaatttatatcgtattattagtttagcgtatgcatgacttagcatggtatatatagttttaaggcctattatttcactcgcaatgtaattatgtataacgcatataaatttgaatctaatgtcacttcattaaacacgctttttaaatcattaatatgcgccgcctgatggagtaccatttggcggcgcataaccttcagcttgagattttgctgaaattctgaagatcaccctaaaacggccgaacgaggaagactctctgaatgtgcttgccattcgaggtcatctagattccgaaaaagacatcttttctcgcaaattcgcaccacgcaccaaacactacCGATAGTTCGAGGTGCTTGGTGTTTTatatctttggccaaaatgttagatgtatcatatcttttgactcgtagctctgatttagtcattgttttttttaaatcgtatattttttcgggtctattcgttggcaaactgccgtaggcggtttgtcccaaatatttttcgaaacgtgacctcgaaagccttcaattttgccttttttcgattttgaccgttttgaatttctttcatattaatcCCTTGTGtaggcatgacttagcatggtacatattgttttaaggcctattatttcacttacaatctaTTTATGTAtagcacatataattttgaatctaatgtcacttcattaaatatattttttaaatcactaatatacGCCAcctaatggagtaacatttggcggcgcataacctttggtttcatattgtgctgaaattctcgagatcaccctaaaatgaccctaacatcaagactcccggatagtgtcttgacattcgaggtcgtcaggataccaaaaaagacattttactcatatttaatgttctctttgaacgtttttaatttatatcgtattattagttttgtgtatgcatgacttagcatggtatatatagttttaaggcctattattttcactcgtaatgtaattatgtataacgaatataaatttgaaactaatgtcacttcattaaacacgcttttttaaatcattaatatgcgctgctagatggagtaccatttggcggcgcataaccttcagtttcagattttgctgaaagtctcaagatcaccctaaaacggtcgaacgagcaagactctctgaacgtgcctgccattcgaggtcgtctagattccgaaaaagacatctttcctcgcaaattcgcaccatgcaccaaacaccaccgacggttctaggtgcttggtgttttgtgtctttggccaaaatgttagatctatcgaatcttttgactcgtagctccgatttagtcatcgcttttttttaaatcgtgtattttttcgggatctatccgttggcaaactgctgtaggcggtttgtcgcaaatatttttcgaaacgagacctcggaagccctcaattttgcctttttcagttttgaccgttttgaatttattTCATATTAatctttttgtgtatgcatgacttagtatggtacatattgttttaagaccTATTTTTTCATTTACAATCTAATTATGTAtggcacatataattttgaatttaatttcacttcattaaatactctttttaaatcactaatttgCGCCACCAAATggaataacatttggcggcgcataacctattATTTcatattgtgcagaaattctcgagaacaccctaaaacgaccctaacatcaagactcctggatagtgtcttgacattcgaggtcgtcaggataccaaaaaaagacatttt is from Rutidosis leptorrhynchoides isolate AG116_Rl617_1_P2 chromosome 10, CSIRO_AGI_Rlap_v1, whole genome shotgun sequence and encodes:
- the LOC139872448 gene encoding uncharacterized protein, which produces MEETNNGELPTIMVTNDDGIQAPGLQALVRVLVSTHRYRVWVCAPQSERSAASHSITWQHALSAKRTEINGATAFAISGTPADCTSLGISKALFPSVPDLVLSGINMGSNCGYHIVYSGTVAGAREAYFNGIPSVSISYDWVGGVSSINDFTLAAEACLPIISAILIEIKNKNYPHKCFLNIDLPTNILNHKGYKMTKQGNSIIKMGWKQVSSDAEGGHMVSTMTNEPNSVSLETDAKQVSEEELLFSRVVRGGHVENGETDYFYLKDGYITVSALGALSHADIDCQTFFKEWLPVVAERASSSSL